The following proteins are encoded in a genomic region of Deinococcus detaillensis:
- a CDS encoding homoserine O-acetyltransferase family protein, which produces MTAVQREPRFVQPPSETPERCSVVLFCDAPLLLDSGQVVSDVRVAYHAYGRPSTDAVLVLHALTGDSAVHQWWPAVFGRGKALDPDRQFIICSNVLGGCAGSSEPAELGLGELTLRDMVRVQRELLRFLGVEKVSVVGGSMGGMLAYAWLHSFPDLITKAVMIGAPARHSPWATGLNTAARSAILAAPGGEGLKVARQIAMLSYRSPQSFAQTQAGPSSRQAGRAAISTYLEYQGQKLAERFCERSYLALTHAIDTFELSDADLKLIGTPALVVGISSDQLYPASEVRAQAMNLQNVQYWQLESPHGHDAFLMDGAEMNEVVKNFLMS; this is translated from the coding sequence ATGACGGCGGTGCAAAGAGAGCCGAGATTTGTTCAGCCGCCCAGCGAAACGCCGGAGCGATGTTCGGTCGTCTTGTTCTGTGACGCTCCGCTGCTGCTCGACAGTGGACAGGTCGTCAGCGACGTGCGGGTGGCTTACCACGCGTATGGGCGGCCCAGTACGGACGCGGTGCTGGTGCTCCACGCCCTGACCGGCGACAGCGCCGTGCATCAGTGGTGGCCTGCCGTGTTCGGGCGCGGCAAAGCGCTTGATCCTGACCGGCAATTCATCATTTGCAGCAATGTGTTGGGCGGCTGCGCGGGCAGCAGCGAACCTGCGGAGCTGGGGCTGGGCGAGCTGACTTTGCGGGATATGGTGCGGGTTCAGCGCGAACTGCTGCGCTTTTTGGGCGTGGAGAAAGTCAGCGTGGTGGGCGGCAGCATGGGCGGCATGCTGGCTTATGCTTGGCTGCACAGTTTTCCTGATCTGATCACCAAAGCGGTGATGATCGGCGCTCCCGCACGGCACTCGCCCTGGGCCACCGGACTGAATACCGCTGCCCGTAGCGCCATTTTGGCGGCTCCCGGCGGCGAGGGCTTAAAAGTCGCTCGTCAGATCGCCATGCTGAGTTACCGCTCACCGCAGAGTTTTGCGCAGACCCAAGCGGGGCCGAGTTCGCGTCAAGCTGGCAGGGCGGCTATTTCCACTTACCTCGAATATCAGGGGCAAAAGCTGGCTGAGCGCTTTTGCGAGCGCAGTTATTTGGCCCTGACTCACGCAATCGACACCTTTGAGCTCAGCGACGCCGATTTGAAGTTGATCGGAACGCCCGCTTTGGTGGTGGGTATTTCCAGCGATCAGTTGTATCCAGCTTCAGAAGTGCGGGCACAGGCGATGAACTTGCAAAATGTGCAGTATTGGCAGCTCGAAAGTCCGCACGGCCACGACGCTTTTTTGATGGACGGCGCAGAGATGAACGAAGTCGTCAAGAATTTTTTGATGAGCTAA
- a CDS encoding L-threonylcarbamoyladenylate synthase, giving the protein MPPNPSPKSDLIQPWPQALAALASGQVIGFPTETVWGMGADARSPSAVQALSRLKGRPEGKALQVCCADTEQARHLAESGQPLFEALLTLLPGPLTLVAQASSACPPWLSFEGKVGLRVPRYALTQELLQRWEGPLATTSFNPAGQPSALTWAEAQRYGLASVLLSGETEPGGLPSTVVDCQTGQILREGAVPASVIHTFTAQFLAKR; this is encoded by the coding sequence ATGCCGCCCAACCCTTCCCCCAAATCCGACTTAATACAGCCGTGGCCGCAAGCTTTAGCAGCCTTGGCAAGCGGCCAAGTCATCGGCTTTCCCACCGAAACCGTTTGGGGAATGGGCGCAGATGCCCGTTCTCCCAGCGCCGTCCAAGCTTTGTCGCGTCTCAAAGGCCGCCCCGAAGGCAAGGCTTTGCAAGTCTGCTGCGCCGATACTGAGCAGGCCCGCCACCTCGCTGAGTCAGGGCAGCCTCTCTTTGAAGCGCTCCTTACGCTGCTGCCCGGTCCGCTTACCTTGGTGGCCCAAGCCTCCTCCGCTTGCCCGCCTTGGTTGAGTTTTGAAGGCAAAGTGGGTCTGCGCGTGCCGCGCTACGCCCTGACGCAAGAACTCCTCCAGCGTTGGGAAGGCCCGCTGGCGACCACCAGCTTCAATCCAGCGGGTCAGCCGAGCGCTCTGACATGGGCTGAGGCGCAGCGTTATGGGTTGGCCAGCGTGCTACTGAGCGGCGAAACTGAGCCTGGCGGACTGCCCAGCACCGTCGTGGACTGTCAAACCGGACAAATTCTGCGTGAAGGAGCTGTTCCGGCCAGCGTCATTCATACTTTCACCGCTCAGTTCTTGGCAAAGCGGTGA
- a CDS encoding type II secretion system F family protein, producing the protein MPVFEYRVRDRSGKILKSQTEADTIAQVRDSLRAKGLLIVDIKAPKGGMQTDLNDLKIPFLSDRPPGLKPIAIFSKQLATLINAGVPLVQSLTILQRQIEHKGLQNVVRKVRNDVEAGTPLSEAIAKFPKVFNRLYINLVRAGETSGTLDSVLERIAEFQEKDLATRGKIKSAMTYPVIVLVFALLITYFLLTTIVPQFGGMLTQLGAELPLLTRVLMAMSDFLKTKTIVIVLIVAALVFAYRYYYATKKGRRVVDDFKLKIPVFGTLIQRSAIASFARTFGLLINSGVNIIESLEITKGTANNAIVEDTIENAKNVVMVGEQMSGSLAASPVFPPMVVSMVAIGEETGALDTMLAKVADFYDREVEEAIEGLTAAIEPIMIVFLGAIVGLIVAGMFLPMFSIISALSK; encoded by the coding sequence ATGCCGGTCTTTGAATACCGCGTGCGTGATCGCAGCGGCAAGATTCTCAAATCCCAAACTGAAGCGGACACCATTGCTCAGGTGCGCGACTCGTTGCGTGCCAAGGGTCTCCTGATCGTCGACATCAAAGCCCCCAAAGGCGGGATGCAGACCGATCTCAACGACCTTAAGATCCCCTTTCTGAGTGACCGCCCACCAGGCCTCAAGCCGATTGCGATTTTCTCCAAGCAGCTCGCCACCCTGATTAATGCCGGGGTGCCGCTGGTGCAATCGCTCACTATTTTGCAGCGTCAAATCGAACATAAGGGGCTGCAAAACGTCGTTCGCAAGGTTCGCAATGATGTCGAAGCGGGGACGCCGCTGTCTGAAGCGATTGCTAAGTTTCCCAAGGTCTTCAATCGCCTCTATATCAATTTGGTGCGCGCAGGCGAAACCAGCGGCACGCTCGACAGCGTGTTAGAGCGAATCGCTGAATTCCAAGAGAAAGATTTGGCAACTCGCGGGAAGATCAAGAGTGCCATGACCTATCCAGTGATTGTTTTAGTCTTTGCGCTCTTAATTACTTATTTTCTGCTCACTACCATTGTTCCGCAGTTCGGGGGAATGTTGACACAGCTTGGTGCAGAATTGCCTCTACTCACTCGGGTCTTGATGGCGATGTCTGACTTCTTGAAGACGAAAACCATTGTGATCGTTCTGATTGTTGCGGCCCTCGTTTTTGCCTACCGCTATTATTACGCGACTAAAAAAGGTCGGCGTGTCGTTGATGATTTCAAATTAAAAATTCCTGTTTTCGGTACCTTGATCCAGCGGAGCGCCATCGCCAGCTTCGCCCGCACCTTTGGCCTACTGATCAACAGCGGCGTCAATATCATTGAAAGTTTGGAAATCACTAAAGGTACGGCTAATAACGCCATCGTGGAAGACACCATCGAAAATGCCAAAAACGTGGTGATGGTCGGCGAACAGATGAGTGGCAGCCTCGCGGCCAGTCCAGTGTTTCCGCCGATGGTGGTCAGCATGGTGGCGATTGGCGAAGAAACCGGTGCCCTCGATACTATGCTTGCTAAAGTCGCCGACTTTTATGACCGCGAAGTAGAAGAGGCCATTGAAGGCCTTACTGCCGCTATCGAGCCGATTATGATTGTGTTTCTCGGGGCCATCGTCGGATTAATCGTGGCCGGGATGTTCCTGCCAATGTTCAGTATTATCAGCGCACTGAGTAAGTAA
- the ispH gene encoding 4-hydroxy-3-methylbut-2-enyl diphosphate reductase codes for MPQSCVEQLILAKPRGFCAGVVMAIGAVEKAARTETKPLTVYHSIVHNHTVVSRLEEGHGVHFVEELDSLEMLPAGSETLVFSAHGVSPQVRQRARELGLSTIDATCPLVTKVHTEAKKYAREGYTILLIGDSARHQEVIGTLGEAPQQTIIVGVLGKTGEGLSDPHTVEVPDPEKLVVLTQTTLSVDDTRRTVDILKARFPALLIPPSEDLCYATKNRQDEIKRIAPKVDAFLVLTSTHSSNGMRLLELAAELCPRTYRLETADDVRALELSGVRSVGISSAASTPDDLVQAVVEYFRVLNPALQVTEQGEWENITFREPKKVGPLGEISKQTALKV; via the coding sequence ATGCCTCAATCCTGCGTTGAACAGCTTATTCTTGCCAAACCTAGAGGCTTTTGCGCGGGCGTGGTGATGGCCATCGGAGCCGTCGAAAAGGCCGCCCGAACCGAAACCAAGCCGCTGACGGTCTATCACAGCATCGTCCATAACCACACCGTCGTCTCGCGGCTCGAAGAGGGCCACGGCGTTCACTTTGTAGAAGAGCTGGACAGCTTAGAGATGTTGCCAGCAGGCAGCGAAACGTTGGTGTTTTCGGCGCACGGCGTTTCGCCGCAAGTCCGGCAGCGTGCCCGTGAATTGGGCCTCTCGACTATTGATGCCACCTGTCCGCTGGTCACCAAGGTGCATACCGAAGCCAAAAAATATGCCCGCGAAGGCTACACCATTTTGCTGATCGGCGACAGCGCCCGCCACCAAGAAGTCATCGGCACGCTGGGCGAAGCGCCGCAGCAAACCATCATCGTCGGCGTTTTGGGCAAGACCGGCGAGGGCCTCAGCGATCCTCACACCGTTGAGGTACCCGACCCTGAAAAGCTGGTGGTGCTGACCCAAACGACCCTCAGCGTAGACGATACCCGCCGCACGGTGGACATTCTCAAGGCGCGTTTTCCAGCCCTCCTCATTCCGCCCAGCGAGGATTTGTGTTACGCCACCAAAAACCGCCAAGACGAGATCAAGCGGATTGCCCCGAAAGTAGACGCCTTTTTGGTATTGACCAGTACCCACAGCAGCAACGGAATGCGCCTCTTGGAGTTGGCGGCGGAGCTGTGCCCGCGCACGTACCGCTTGGAGACGGCTGACGATGTGCGGGCGCTGGAGCTGAGCGGCGTGCGTTCGGTGGGCATCAGCAGCGCCGCCAGCACGCCCGACGACCTAGTGCAGGCTGTGGTGGAGTACTTCCGAGTTCTCAATCCCGCACTGCAAGTCACTGAACAAGGCGAGTGGGAAAACATCACCTTCCGCGAACCCAAGAAGGTAGGGCCACTGGGAGAAATCAGTAAGCAAACGGCGCTGAAGGTATAA
- the scpB gene encoding SMC-Scp complex subunit ScpB: MRALIGAALLAAGRPVRAAELAKLFELPEAQVAAALQSFIGEVQQADLGFQVEAVAGGYRLVVPPALAQQLAPLLAPPPLPSLSGAALEVLAIIAYRQPVMRAEIEAMRGGSAGTVVTLQERELIKVVGRSEALGQPLLYGTTERFLLEFGLRSLADLPPLLSEGTEFSQLLRG; this comes from the coding sequence GTGAGAGCTTTGATCGGCGCGGCGCTGCTGGCGGCTGGCCGTCCGGTCAGGGCTGCCGAACTCGCCAAGCTGTTTGAACTCCCGGAGGCTCAGGTCGCTGCGGCGCTGCAAAGCTTCATTGGCGAAGTTCAGCAAGCGGACTTGGGCTTTCAAGTCGAAGCCGTGGCGGGCGGCTACCGCTTGGTGGTGCCGCCCGCACTGGCCCAGCAACTTGCGCCCCTGCTCGCCCCGCCGCCGCTGCCGAGTCTGTCAGGCGCGGCGCTCGAAGTTTTGGCCATCATCGCTTACCGTCAGCCGGTGATGCGGGCCGAAATCGAAGCGATGCGCGGCGGCAGCGCCGGTACGGTCGTCACTTTGCAGGAGCGCGAACTCATCAAAGTGGTGGGCCGCTCTGAAGCGCTCGGCCAGCCGCTGCTCTACGGCACCACGGAGCGCTTTTTGCTGGAATTTGGGTTGCGAAGTTTGGCTGACTTGCCGCCGCTGCTCTCAGAGGGCACAGAATTCAGTCAGTTGCTGCGCGGGTAG